The Metallosphaera hakonensis JCM 8857 = DSM 7519 genome includes the window AAGGGAAACCACGACTAAATTAGAAATAATGAATACTTTTCGCCTTATGGAAGGGTTCAGGCCAGGGTTTATGTAAGACGTTGCTAGGAAGGTCGTCGCAAACATAACCGCGGTGATTATTCCAACCAAAGTGTTAGAGAATCCCAGCTGATACTTAGAGAATGGCCCTATGGTAGTGGTAACCATGTTGTTTGTGGCCCTAGCAGCGATAGTCATTAGGGACAACGTGAGCGCTATATATATCAGGGATGTGTCTCTCCTCAACTCGATCTAACTCATTATAATCACGACTTAAAAAACTTGATATTAGATTAAACTTTTTAACGGATGTATATGACTAATATAACATTAATATCTAATTTAATTTGTATTTATCTAAAATAAACGAAAGTGCCTCCTTCAGCTTGGTCTCCACTATTTTGCTCGGGATTCCCAGGGAGATCCCTGCATGATACCAACTTTTTCCCTGAAACGACCTCGACACTAGGCAAGCTAGGGACTGCTCATCTACATCAAATTTTGACTCTGTGAAGTATTTTTCACTCAACCTATGTACGGATTCGGCAACAGAGTTATAGGGGAGTTCCCCATTCAGATAGGCTCTTATTTTCCTCACATAGAGATCCGGCATGTCTACCCCCAAACCCACAGATGGAGTTGACCTCAACAGAGAGACTATTACTCTGGGGTCCATGTTGAAGTAAACCTGGTGTGAGGTTCTTAATAATTTGTCCTTCAGTAAAAGCGATAGGCTATCCACTATCTTACGTGCGGTATCACTAATCGGCTTAATAACGATCACGGAGTAACCGCCTAAACTTTCGTTCTTTTTTGAGGCCAGATATACTGGGATATACCCATTTTTGGTCCAGAACTTGACCACGTCGTAGTTGGCCTGAAAGGAAGAGCCTATCCAATCTAGGTTTTCCTCTTTTGCCCTGTTCTCAACGTTTCTAAGCATCTGTGTCCCTATCCCCTGGCCCTGAAGGTTGGGTACTACAGCTATTCTCATAACCCGCCAACCCTTAAATTTGGAGAACTCCATTGCTCTCCAATATTTTATGAGGCGGTGGGGAATCAGATGACCTAGATTCTCTTCTCCTTGCAGGATCGATTTCACTGCCTCCTCGGTTAGGTCACCTTCCTCGACTATTTGGGTTACTCCAACGTCAGTCTCAGCAACGAATATCTTTTGAAAGGTGAAATCGCCGAGCATCATGAGATCGTCGGGACTATTTCTGTAATGAGCCGTTACCAAAATCCCGTAAACTTTCCTTAATTTGGCTTCGTCATGAAATAACTGATCAGGAGAAATTTCAACTACTTGGCCAACATGATTCTCCCCATCAGCCTCAACATCCAGAAGAAACGTGTCGTATAGGAACTTCTCAATTGGATCTCCCTTACTGTACCTTACTGGGGAGTCTAGCTTAAGTCTCTGAATATCGTGATCCCCTTCATATTTGTCGAGAAATCTGAGGAAGATTTTTCCTGATCCCTCATATCCATGAACAGTGGTTACTAAGGCTACTTTATCCCAACGTCTCAATACGTAATCAATGAACTCCTTGCCTAATGACGCGGCTTCGTCAACTATGATTAGGTCTCCGTGATAATCTCTAGCCAATTCTGGGGGAAGCCATCTGATTCTGCTGTCGCCAACTTCTAAGGACAATATCTTCCCGTCCTTGGATGTGACTCGTCTATATCTCTTCCCAAGAGCGTTCAAAGAGAGTTCTGAGAACTTCATTATCTCCGCCCCCGACCAGTAAGTGGGAGATGTCACTACTACTGTCAAGGGGAATCTGCTAAGTTCAATGAGCAAAGGTAGTGAGAGGCCCATGACAGAACTCTTTCCCCTCCCCCTAGAGGCAGTAATTACTAGTAATTTTTTCCCATCTTCAAGTAGAAAATCAACTTCGTCGAGCACCTTTACCTGGTCGTCTGTATAGCACAATCTAGCTAGTTCTGGGTACCTGCCAATCTTAGTTCTCTTGGGCTTAGAAACCTCAGCGCTTGAGAAAGGCCTCAAAAGAAGCTCTCCATCGTGGTAGTAAACTATGCCCCTATGCTCTTTCAACTTCCTCCTTATCCTCTCTTCAAATAGGTCCGCAACTTTTCCGTTCCGGGTTAAGGTGGATTTATACAGTTTATTCTCATGCAACTTATCCGTATAGATTAATATCAAGCCTCCTCCCCTGACAGTCTCTATGGCTCTAGAAATGTAAGATGGCCTGAAATCATCAATCGCGTCAATTATGACCATATCGAAGGTGCTTCCTAGATACTTTTCTGAGGAGGAGTAATCTACATCCACTGGACGCAGAAATGATTCAAACCAGGCTAACCTTCGCTTGCTTCCCTCCTTCCAAGGGTGAAAGTAATAGGCAACTGAGGGTTTAGGATTGATCTTGATAAAGGTATTGAGGACTTTCGCTAAGAATTCTTGATACTCTCCCTCGACTAATACCAGGTTCCTATATTTGCCCGTTTGGGCGTCCGCTAGCATTTCATCCAAGTTAGAGGGTGACTTCATAAAGCGGGCTCTCTCCTCTAAGACAGTTGATGAGGTTCTTCACGGCAACCTCGGCCATCTTTTCGCGAGTCTCCCTAGTGGCACTCCCGAGGTGTGGCGTAAGAACTACATTGGAGAACTTGGTAAGTGGATCGTCTGGACCCAAGGGTTCCTTCTCAAAAACATCCAGCGCAGCACCCGCGATCTTACCCTCAGACAAAACCTTGACCAGATCAGCTTGATTAATTATGGCTCCCCTTGATGCGTTTATGAGAAATGCTGAACTTTTCATTTTGGTTAATTTCGAGTAGTCCAACATGTGATAGGTGTCCTTGTTCAAGTCCACAGTAACAACGAGGAAATCAGATTGGGAGAGCAGACTATCTAGGTCAACATACCTCGCATCTACATCATGTTGTCTTCTGCTATTGAAGATCACGTTCATATCAAAGCCCTTAGCTCTCTTGAGAACTGCCTTTCCTATTCTCCCCATACCCAGGATTCCCAACGTACTATGACTTATCTCCTTACCTAACATGAACTCGGGATACCACGGAACATTCCAGCCTCCAGACCTAATCATTCTATCTCCCTCTACTATCCTCCTACTAACGGCTATCATTAGCCCAAAGATCAGATCTGCGGTGGCGTCAGTTAGGACCTCTGGGGTGTAAGTTACTCTGATCCCACGTGCCTTAGCATAGGGCACATCAATATGATCATAACCAACGCTATAGGTACTAATTACTTTAAGCTCCCTTCCCGCATCAATTACCTCTTTGTCTATTTTCTCTGTTAGAGTTACAATTATACCATCTTTATCGCTTATCTTTGATAATATCCATGATTTAGGAGGGGCATCAATCCCATCCCACATCTCAACTTCGGCTAACTGCTTTAACATGTCTAGCCAAGATCCAGGCAATCTCCTAGTAACCAAGATCTTATACATGTTTTTCGATTGGTAACATGATCATTAAACCTTAATATAAGGATATTAATCGCTAGACTCGAGAAAGGGTTTGGCTTGATTATAATCAAACTTGACAAGCAAAATTCTCTTACCGACTATTTACCTTTATACACCTGATGGCAAAGGAGTAAAAGAAAGTGCAAAAGATAAGCTTCAGGACTTTTCTAAACTACGGCCAACGTTATACTTGCTGAGACTTTAAAGAGCAATGTAACCTTCTCTAATACATTGAGCGGCTTTGGATCTAACATTGCACTTTAGACTATGACTAAGTATATATGAATTCTGGATATCTAGATGGATTTATTAACGGTTCGTTTGTATCAAGTCTCTGAAATGAAACCGTACATCCATGCCACGTTAGCCTCAACTGTTGCGTGGGCAGGGAACATTTATGATCTATTAATAATTACCTACGTCTACAGTTACATAGAGAAGACCTTTGGTATTAGTTACACGTTGGTGTCTCTTCTTTTCTCCTTAGGTTTACTGGGGAGAGTTGTTGGGGGAACTTTATTCGGAAGGTTAGCCGACAAGTACGGAAGAAAGCCTATCTTAATGCTTACAACTCTTGGCTATTCATTATTTCATGGAATAATGGCGTTTTCGCCAGACCTGCCCGTGCTTTTCGTATCAAGAACCCTAGAGGGAATTTTTATGGGAGGAGAATGGACCGCTGGCACTATCGTAGCCTATGAGAGTGCCCCAGTGTCCATCAGAGGAATACTTACGGGAATAGTTCAATCTGGGTACGGGATTGGATACGCCTTCACTGGACTTACATATCTATTTTTCTCTTCTACGATGTCCCAGGACTGGAGGCTCTTCCTTGCTACTGGAGCCTTCCCCATATTACTTGTCCCTTACATGAAACTCAAAGTTCCAGAATCCAGAGCCTCCTTTATTAAGACCGTAAGGGTGAGATACAGGGATTACAGTAACTTGATCTTAAAATCCACTATGGCCATGTCGGGTATGTTTATAGCGTATTTCTCTGTCTTTGGGAATTATCCAACCTTCGCAATTAAATTGATCAATATGACTCCATCTGAGCTCGGTCTGACTCTCCTTGTTTCAAATCTTTTCCTTGCCTTTTCATTTATATTATTTGGAAGACTTGCGGATAGGGTTAATATTAGGAAACTAATATATGGTGCACTGGTCACGCTTTCGTTATCTTTAATATTTACTGTACCAGGATTCATTCAAGTCGGTAGTCTGACTTCAATCATTTCCACTGTTATTTACGCATCGTCTTGCGGTTTCTGGCCTTTGATTCCTCTTCTTCTCGCTCACTCGGTTCCCACAGAAATAAGAGGACTTCTATCTGGAATGTCCTATAACATAGGTGGACTAATGGGAGGAATTACTGAGGTATTAACTGGGATCTCTATGGAGTACCTCGGAGTTTTAGGTATGGCTAAGGTCATAGATGTCCTTAATATATTAGCATTCATAACTGTCTTTATCTCTGTAATTTCGTGGCCAAGGGCCTCGATCCAAAATCAGTGAACCATTTATTAGCCAAACCGTTCTGCCTTAACGTATTTACATAGTGATCAGCCCCTGCTCTATAACGTAAAATCTAGATCTCTACTTATCTCACTGGAGAATCACAATAGGATTTGAGGGTTTTCCCAATCTAATCATTGACCATTTGATCTATTTTCTAGAAATACAAACCCAACCATAAGTCTTAGGCCATATCTCTTCGGGGCTTGCAGGTATCCTTTAATGGGATGAGGCTT containing:
- a CDS encoding tRNA(Met) cytidine acetyltransferase TmcA translates to MKSPSNLDEMLADAQTGKYRNLVLVEGEYQEFLAKVLNTFIKINPKPSVAYYFHPWKEGSKRRLAWFESFLRPVDVDYSSSEKYLGSTFDMVIIDAIDDFRPSYISRAIETVRGGGLILIYTDKLHENKLYKSTLTRNGKVADLFEERIRRKLKEHRGIVYYHDGELLLRPFSSAEVSKPKRTKIGRYPELARLCYTDDQVKVLDEVDFLLEDGKKLLVITASRGRGKSSVMGLSLPLLIELSRFPLTVVVTSPTYWSGAEIMKFSELSLNALGKRYRRVTSKDGKILSLEVGDSRIRWLPPELARDYHGDLIIVDEAASLGKEFIDYVLRRWDKVALVTTVHGYEGSGKIFLRFLDKYEGDHDIQRLKLDSPVRYSKGDPIEKFLYDTFLLDVEADGENHVGQVVEISPDQLFHDEAKLRKVYGILVTAHYRNSPDDLMMLGDFTFQKIFVAETDVGVTQIVEEGDLTEEAVKSILQGEENLGHLIPHRLIKYWRAMEFSKFKGWRVMRIAVVPNLQGQGIGTQMLRNVENRAKEENLDWIGSSFQANYDVVKFWTKNGYIPVYLASKKNESLGGYSVIVIKPISDTARKIVDSLSLLLKDKLLRTSHQVYFNMDPRVIVSLLRSTPSVGLGVDMPDLYVRKIRAYLNGELPYNSVAESVHRLSEKYFTESKFDVDEQSLACLVSRSFQGKSWYHAGISLGIPSKIVETKLKEALSFILDKYKLN
- a CDS encoding 2-hydroxyacid dehydrogenase; its protein translation is MYKILVTRRLPGSWLDMLKQLAEVEMWDGIDAPPKSWILSKISDKDGIIVTLTEKIDKEVIDAGRELKVISTYSVGYDHIDVPYAKARGIRVTYTPEVLTDATADLIFGLMIAVSRRIVEGDRMIRSGGWNVPWYPEFMLGKEISHSTLGILGMGRIGKAVLKRAKGFDMNVIFNSRRQHDVDARYVDLDSLLSQSDFLVVTVDLNKDTYHMLDYSKLTKMKSSAFLINASRGAIINQADLVKVLSEGKIAGAALDVFEKEPLGPDDPLTKFSNVVLTPHLGSATRETREKMAEVAVKNLINCLRGESPLYEVTL
- a CDS encoding MFS transporter, with amino-acid sequence MKPYIHATLASTVAWAGNIYDLLIITYVYSYIEKTFGISYTLVSLLFSLGLLGRVVGGTLFGRLADKYGRKPILMLTTLGYSLFHGIMAFSPDLPVLFVSRTLEGIFMGGEWTAGTIVAYESAPVSIRGILTGIVQSGYGIGYAFTGLTYLFFSSTMSQDWRLFLATGAFPILLVPYMKLKVPESRASFIKTVRVRYRDYSNLILKSTMAMSGMFIAYFSVFGNYPTFAIKLINMTPSELGLTLLVSNLFLAFSFILFGRLADRVNIRKLIYGALVTLSLSLIFTVPGFIQVGSLTSIISTVIYASSCGFWPLIPLLLAHSVPTEIRGLLSGMSYNIGGLMGGITEVLTGISMEYLGVLGMAKVIDVLNILAFITVFISVISWPRASIQNQ